One stretch of Harmonia axyridis chromosome 1, icHarAxyr1.1, whole genome shotgun sequence DNA includes these proteins:
- the LOC123685361 gene encoding jerky protein homolog-like, whose amino-acid sequence MASKRKRVVLSLADKLKIIEQLDKGVTGKKLSEIYGVGQATISDIKNSKSTLLNFVSVLENGDGSSSRKTMKTATNKNLEDAVFKWFLQQRSMGNPISGPILCEKAKILAEKLGYSSFKASNGWLRNFKFRHGVRELDLAGEKLSADSAAAENFIEKFKTASESYDPEFVYNADETGLVWKALPKTTLASKRESSAPGHKVSKERVTVLNCANSTGNHKLPLFLIGKSRNPRAFKNVKILPLFYKSQPKAWMTAALFTEWYDEVFIPEVKKHQKSVGKEGSKVLLIVDNAPTHPTAELLERENGQFKTTFLPPNVTSLLQPMDQSVIETMKRHYRRQLLRKLLIEGAEDEELVLANHSKINLKDCCYIVAEAWSLVTPVTLRRAWNKLKGLPSEKNKKKESEEYEKQEYGEDDDDEDALSLEEIRKMIVKIPGCTEVSAEDVGEWMACDTSDPGFQILNDDEIVVSVREDVEVEVEEELSADVEVDAGPSASEAFAGLETALKWMERQPECDHLQLLTVKRMRDLAARKRLKTAKQLTLTEMFKKQ is encoded by the coding sequence ATGGCTTCGAAAAGAAAACGTGTTGTGCTATCGTTAGCGGACAAACTGAAAATTATAGAGCAACTCGATAAAGGTGTAACGGGTAAGAAGTTGTCTGAGATTTATGGTGTTGGACAAGCAACAATTTCTGACATTAAAAACAGTAAGTCAACACTTTTAAACTTTGTTTCGGTGCTTGAAAATGGAGATGGAAGTTCCTCCAGGAAAACAATGAAGACAGCAACCAACAAAAATTTGGAAGATGCTGTGTTTAAATGGTTTTTGCAGCAACGTTCTATGGGAAATCCGATTTCAGGTCCAATCCTTTGTGAAAAAGCCAAAATCTTAGCGGAAAAGCTTGGTTATTCATCTTTTAAGGCTAGTAACGGCTGGCTAAGGAATTTTAAATTCAGGCATGGTGTACGCGAGTTAGATTTGGCTGGTGAGAAGCTTTCAGCAGACTCTGCAGcagctgaaaattttattgaaaaatttaaaactgcATCAGAATCCTATGATCCAGAGTTTGTTTATAATGCCGATGAAACTGGCCTTGTTTGGAAAGCATTACCAAAAACCACTTTGGCTTCTAAAAGGGAATCTAGTGCCCCTGGACATAAGGTCAGTAAAGAACGTGTTACAGTGCTTAACTGTGCCAACTCCACTGGAAATCATAAACTGCCACTTTTTTTGATAGGAAAATCAAGAAATCCAAGAGCATTTAAAAACGTAAAAATACTTCCACTCTTCTACAAAAGTCAACCCAAGGCCTGGATGACTGCAGCTTTGTTTACCGAATGGTATGATGAAGTGTTTATTCCTGAAGTGAAAAAGCACCAAAAATCGGTGGGAAAAGAAGGCAGTAAGGTGCTTTTAATTGTTGATAACGCACCCACTCATCCTACAGCAGAACTGTTGGAAAGAGAGAATGGGCAGTTTAAAACGACGTTTTTGCCTCCCAATGTTACAAGTTTGCTGCAACCCATGGACCAGTCTGTTATTGAAACAATGAAGCGCCATTACAGAAGGCAACTGCTGAGAAAACTGCTGATCGAAGGTGctgaagatgaagaattggTTTTGGCAAATCATAGCAAAATAAATTTAAAGGACTGCTGTTACATTGTAGCGGAAGCTTGGAGTTTGGTTACGCCAGTGACGCTAAGACGTGCGTGGAATAAACTGAAAGGCCTACCGTCtgagaagaacaaaaaaaaagaatctgaagaaTATGAGAAACAAGAATATGGAgaggatgatgatgatgaagatgCGTTGTCACTAGAggaaataagaaaaatgatTGTTAAAATTCCTGGCTGTACAGAAGTAAGTGCTGAAGATGTAGGAGAGTGGATGGCTTGTGACACGTCTGACCCTGGTTTTCAAATTCTCAATGACGATGAAATTGTTGTAAGTGTGAGAGAAGATGTTGAAGTGGAAGTGGAAGAAGAACTTTCTGCTGATGTTGAAGTAGACGCTGGACCATCAGCTAGTGAAGCATTTGCCGGTCTCGAGACTGCTTTGAAGTGGATGGAGCGTCAGCCCGAGTGTGACCACTTGCAACTGCTCACCGTCAAGCGAATGCGTGACCTGGCTGCCCGAAAACGGTTGAAGACCGCAAAACAGCTTACATTGACGGAGATGTTTAAAAAacaatga